The following coding sequences are from one Ornithodoros turicata isolate Travis chromosome 1, ASM3712646v1, whole genome shotgun sequence window:
- the LOC135388841 gene encoding zinc finger protein 45-like: protein MPNCCLQAPSNGVLPTKSPVKVPVPHVVVAADYATTKGAKESRGGLHIKTEPSDTCDQASSRCTSSNAQFEISTTTTEALFDSSALITTDGGPTEQPSAQSESQDAGKSSTFTCHTCFATFSNPSTLQVHAKRCTGEGLHKAMVLALASSSSTYKCNLYPAESSNSMCLQRHCHTLTIKKPYKCDHCNAQFTRKSNLLHHKRKYTGEKPYKCDLCPAEFSKFATLRDHKRTHTNERPYKCDLCPARFTNVMSLSYHKRKHTDDNPCKCDLSTAEFGQCTSPSCHKRKHIVEKLYKCDLCTAELTSRRGLLLHKRKHTGERPHKCDVCTVAFSCGSSLSRHKRIHTGETPYKCNLCPAEFNRRTTLVRHNLTHTGIKPHKCDLCPAAFINSTNLQYHKRKHRREALTSVVQSSPTA, encoded by the exons ATGCCGAACTGTTGCCTACAAGCGCCCAGCAACGGAGTCTTACCGACAAAGTCCCCTGTCAAAGTTCCTGTTCCCCACGTTGTAGTGGCAGCTGACTACGCAACAACAAAAG GAGCAAAAGAAAGCAGAGGTGGACTTCATATTAAGACCGAGCCCAGTGACACTTGTGATCAAGCATCTTCGCGTTGCACCTCTTCAAATGCACAGTTTGAAATCAGCACAACAACTACTGAAGCACTATTCGATAGTTCCGCACTAATCACTACCGACGGTGGACCCACTGAGCAACCTTCAGCCCAGAGCGAGAGTCAAGATGCAGGCAAGTCATCAACATTTACCTGCCACACATGCTTTGCAACGTTCAGCAATCCATCAACGCTGCAAGTACATGCAAAGCGTTGCACAGGTGAAGGGTTGCACAAGGCTATGGTGCTCGCACTTGCATCCTCATCGAGTacatacaagtgcaatctctACCCTGCTGAGTCCAGCAATAGTATGTGCCTGCAGCGTCACTGTCACACACTCACAATCaagaagccctacaagtgcgaTCACTGTAATGCACAGTTCACCCGTAAGTCGAACCTGTTGCATCACAAGCGAAAGTATACGGGCGAGAAGCCCTATAAatgcgacctctgtcctgcagaattCAGCAAGTTTGCAACGCTGCGAGATCACAAGAGAACACATACGAAcgagaggccatacaagtgcgatctctgtcctgcgcGGTTCACCAACGTCATGAGTCTGTCATATCACAAGAGAAAACACACGGACGACAATCCGTGTAAGTGCGATCTCAGTACTGCTGAGTTCGGCCAGTGCACAAGCCCGTCATgtcacaagcgaaaacacatCGTCGAGAAGCtctacaagtgcgatctctgtacTGCGGAGTTGACCTCTAGGAGGGGCTTGTTGCTccacaagcgaaaacacactGGGGAGAGGCCACATAAGTGCGATGTGTGTACTGTAGCATTCAGCTGTGGCTCGAGCCTTTCGCGCCACAAGCGGATACACACGGGCGAGACGCCATACAAGTGTAatctctgccctgcagagttcaaccGCAGGACGACACTGGTACGTCACAACCTCACACACACAGGAATAAAGCCgcacaagtgcgatctctgcccTGCAGCGTTCATCAATAGCACGAATCTGCAGtatcacaagcgaaaacacaggcgagaagccctaACCTCTGTTGTGCAGAGTTCACCTACAGCATGA